The segment CGCTCCGAcccaaatatataaacaattacaatttattttgttaaaactcAAATTGTCTAAACTAAAAATTGTCGACAAGCGGACAACTCACACTAGCTGTACTTTCACTTTCGTGTTGCAAACCGACGCGTCATGACGCTGCTCAGTTCACCCAAACCTGATCTTCTGCGCGTGGGGTAGATTCAGTAAACATATGGTAACGATGGATCTCAATCACCAAGAATGATTAATTTGTGCGTGAAATCTGCGTACGAACGTTTTCACGAACAATTCATATGACTGAAAAAAACGTTTGTACTAGAATTTGTACTAAATGCACGGAAAATGTAGGAACAACTTTAATCACATGTGTTAAACACGATCTGTTGTGTTCTGAACACgactttttataataaattcttcttaactgctatatttttttcttaaattttaaTTCTAAAAGTTAGGAATGTTTTGTATTCCCGAAAAAACTTTGAAGACGGTTCTTAAAAAAAGATTGGTTTACAAAGCATATGTCatattcttatgaaaaaacattcattttgatGAAAAATATCTCATTCTTTTGAATTTCCTATaagaacaatcttatattttgtcttaagaacAGAATAGTGAATTCGTTTTTAATGTATAATCTATTAGCATAGTTCATATACAGGgacagtcgtggcctaatggttagagtcggacttgtgaccagaaggttgccggttcgattctcagggctgAGCAAGGCACCTccccgggcactgcagtgatgcccactgctccgggtgtatgtgtgttcatgacttgctgtgcgtgtgttcactactcactggatgggttaaatgcagaggtcacatttcgggtatgggtcaccatatctgacaaataggtcactttcacttcacttgaACCACAGCCAGTTAAGccatcttaaaaatattttgcctCTAATTTGggtttattttcaaataacaacaaatGTTTCTGCAAAGCATGTTTGCACAAAAGGTAATGCTCAAAGTGAAATGACAACAGTTTTTAATTCTTTCTTTTACAATGCAAATTCATTGGAATACAAACAGATGAAACAACTAATACAATGCTAAACACGTTGCCACTTATTCCAAACTctgtatcacaggcagtttgtTGCCAGGAATCAACTGCTTTTCTGCTTCCTTCTCCGTCACAATGGCAAGATGCACAACTCCACCACTTACATTGTCCCTGTCCATAGCTAAAGATAGAGCTGggaaaaaataatgatgtgtgAATCATTCTGTGTTAGTGAgagaaagcacaataaaaaaagagtcaagggacagaaagacagagggagaaagtgagaagagagagagagagacagtaactttaaaaatgtacttataCCATTAGTTGTAAAAGTGAGACACTCTTCTCTTGTCATTCCAGGCTTGAACTTGGCATCCACATATCCATAGATGTAAGTGCTGCCAGACCCAGCAATAGTGAACTCTTGTTCCAAAACCATACCTCCAAGAGACACTTGAAACACCTAGTAAATTATAgttattgtatatgtatatgtaaatataagttGGTACATTCATTGACTCACTTTGTGTACAAGTCAACATTTATATACGGTTGATAATTGTGCAATAAAATGAGTTTGGGCTTTATTGCATTTTAGCAGTTTCATGGAAACATGTCATGGCTCACATTAATCCAAATAGCAATTTGGAGATCTTAACGATGAACAAGTTTGATTCCCTTTGTATGAGGTGCCGTGcatccattttttttttacatataatacatataaaattGAGGCTATGGGCACAGTTTTAGAAGAGTTTTGAggatgttttttaaacattaattcTTATTGGTATTTTATATGCGTGTTTCTGTTTTATAAGTGACCCTGCATGCATCaagtttgtatgtttgtgtgagtgttttAAAGGTGTATATGCATGGATCAAGTTGATATGTAAACGTATATTTAAAGTATTTCAAAATGAATGCATGCAGCAAGTTTATGTATGTGAATATTTAtagtatacatgtatgtatcaAGCTTTTATGTATAAGCAAGAGTCTATATGTGTGCATTaagtttatatatattatactgtatatgcattacCAACATAAGATGTATTTCATATcagtgtgcatgtgtatttCATATGTATTTGCTTGAACATCAGATAGTATTCCTATATATGTGAGTAATTTATATGTGTGCACGTCTTTAATGTATGAAATTTAAACCCTACACGGCATGTCATACCTTTGGGACCTATACTCAATggtgggttgaaaataacccagcatttttttagagtgtatggcCAAAGTTAAGAGTTTTCGGTTAATATTGATGTATGCATTTATACAGCAGTCTTGATACCTGAGGGCCCCTCTTGCTGTCCCAGCCAGCCACAATAAAACCAGCACTGAGTTCATCTCGATGGTTATAGCAAAAGCTCCTCATAATGGATGCAGCAGATTGGACCAATGGGGGTTCCCCCATCTGCATGCTaagaaaaatatgtcaatgtaATCAAATCTATAATAAGCTATtcttttacatgtatttatttggcagatgccaaagcgacttacagtgcatttactCTATACATGTCTTTTATTATCAGTGTGTGTTCCCTAGTATCGAACTCACAACCTTGCCTTGTTAAGCGCAAtgtaccaactgagctacacagGAACACAACTTCTTTTAagttattaaattacatttaatataaataataaactaagTGAAATTTTGAACTACTGTGAAAATacgtaatatataataaaataatttccccGATATATCAGTGAATGGCCTGTGCTGTTGCAAAAGTAAGGATAAAGGCAAAGTGAATTGTGTTCTACCTGTGAAAGCTGAGCTGATGGATGACAGCATTTGTGACCGCCTGAGCATCAGCCAGTGATCCAGCCATACAGCAAAATATCTTGTCATGAACCTGAACAACTTTGTTGATCACCCTTGAGGATACATATTCTCTGAAAACAGAGGTAATTATAGTATTAGATAAGCTGTGTAAATGCGAGTAACGTTAGAAAATTAGTGAACTAGAAACAAAGACACTTACCCTCCCATGGAAGCTCGTGAATCAGACCCGATCACCACTCCCCCGTCATATGTTACTGCAATTATGGTTGTCTAAAATAGTTTTTCGTTAAAATAACCGAAATTACTTTATTGGGTTTTAGAGTAGCTATACGAATAAACAATCGCTACTGTTTTACGAGTTTAACTCAATCAATCTGCACGTAGCCTAATGCTTTCGCTTTCTATAGCCAACACGACATTTGAAACTTCAAAAAATTGCGTTGAAAGTGTAATTCAAACTAAAGTAAAATGTACGTTATATTACTAAGTTACATAATATGCAGTAGTATAACACCAGCCTGGCTCGATATTAAAAATACACCCGCCAAACATATTTTGCTGCCTgcgtatttaaaaaatcaatcCGTCTTACCCCAGTACTGACTTTAGATGAGCGCCATTCGCCGTTTACACTCATttctacaaaaatattattttctgtgCGTTTTTTCTGTAGTTGATGTTGCACCTTCGGCTGGTTGATGACGGCTCCGAGCAGTCGTGACGAATTTCCTTAGAGCGTGCGCGTGCCCTTCATTCGTTTCCACACAGTTCATGTGGGATCCTCAGTTGCGCTGAGAAAGGTGACGATGGCTTCTCCCTACATCCTCGAGTTTAACAGTGGTGGCTTCAGTTTTGAAAACTGTATCAGGTAGGTGTTATAAAGGTGAATTGTCAACGAATACATTCGTGAATAACTTAATCTATTGCATCTCCTTTTTGTAAGATTTGTGGTATCGCACTAAATGAAAGTGAAAGAAAACTTTGCAGTAAGGCAATTTTGAattgcgagatctgttgtgttgtttttagctGCACATATGATcaagctttaaaaaatgaaatcccgtaaaataagtaaaaacataaacatttaagaaaacaaactgCATGCCAAACTGCCAATTTATGAACCTGCTAAATAAGTGATGAAACCGCATCTTTTGTCAACAGAAATGCACGCATTCAGGCTTCAGGAGAGCAAAGCAGCAAGTTGAAAGCAAAAAAAACTGGAACAACAATTGCTGGATTAATCTTCAAGGTAAAAACAGTTTGTACAGCTGTAGGATAACTGGCCATAAAGACACAGTCAGATTAAACGTGTggggtgtttgtttgttttccagGATGGCGTAGTTCTTGGTGCAGATACTAGGGCCACATCTGGAGAGACTGTGGCAGACAAAAACTGCAGCAAAATTCACTACATAACCCCGAACATTTAGTAAGAATCTCTCTCAGTAATGCAataaattaaagtgatagttcacacaaaaacgaaaattttgtcatcatttacttgccctcttgtcatttcaaacctgtatgactttctttattataagaagatattttgaagaaagttgtgaACCGAACAGCGGCGGCAAGCATTGACTTctattggacacaaaaccaatgcaagtcaatgggtgccgacgctgttcggttaccaacattcttcaaaatatcttcttgttctgcggaaaaaaaaaatacaggtttaaaatatcaagagggtgagtaaatgatgacagaattttcatttttgtgtgaactatcaactaatttaacatgtaaatgctaaaaaataTTAATGGGTAAAGACAAAGTGAAGTATGCATGTTCCATTACCTCCTGCAGTTGTTGTGGAGCTGGCACAGCTGCCGATACAGAAAAAACTACAGATATGCTGCGCTCCAATCTTGCTCTCCAGATCCTTGCCATGGGCCGGAACCCACGTCTCATTATGGCCTGTCGCATTTTGCAGGATTTTCTTTTCAGGTACAAAAAACTGACTTTCAAGCTCTGTCTATACACTATATCCCCCCCAaatttcatgttgttcattctctcccttacTTACTTACTTCAGCTCTTATCCTCCTATTAAAATTGGCCttggttctttgaagaaccttttttgtctaaatggttccataaagaacatttaacatccaaagaacctttttatttcacaaaaggttctttgtgccGAAAAAAGgctcttcagattataaaaagttaagaaatggatggttctttgtggaaccaaaaatggttcttctatggcatcgctgtgaagaaatAACCTTTAATtttacttgtaagtcgctttggatgaaagcatctgccaaatgaataaatgtactgtaaatttaATTATAATAGTGACAATAAGGCAATATATTACAATAGTGCTAAAAGAATTTGATGGGAACCTGacctactgtatgtatatatttggCTTTGTGTGTGACATAGAGATGCGggagtacagtatatgagaaATGAGGTCAATGATACGCTAGTGCTGTTGGTAACAAAATATAATGGGGTCTTATTGTCTTTTCAACTAGACACAAGGGCCAAATCAGTGCCATGCTGCTGTTAGGTGGGGTGGACTGCACAGGCCCTCATATCTTTACTGTTGGTCCCTATGGATCTGTGAACAAAGCACCATTTGCAACAATGGGTTGGTAGCTCACAATGATTTTCCTACCTAAACTACAACTGCAGGTTGTATTCCATATATGTTACGAGGAAATATTCACCTAAATAGATACTAATGAATGTATAATGTTAACCCACAATCGAATTGAGTGACAAAAGCCCTGATAATGCTGTTATACTTTTTACTTCACTTGTAGGTTCTGGCGATCTCGCAGCTTTGGCGGTTTTTGAAGACCGTTACAAACCCAATATGACAGTAGGTTGCtaatgtgtaatatttttattaatgtttttatcttGTATTCTTTATACTCTCTCCACATACATGTCCAAGAAAATAAGAATAACCTTTCATAAGCCTTTCAACACCATATGCagtaataatacaattataactgtgtgtgtatatgcatACAGGAGGAGGAAGCAAAACTACTAGTTCGGGATGCAATACATGCAGGAATCATGAATGACCTTGGCTCTGGAAGCAATGTGGATCTCTGTGTCATTAGACGGAATGGAGCAGAGTACATACGACCATTTGAAAGCTCAAACTACAAAAGTGAAAGGTAAAATATTGATTATGTGATATCGCCTgttgttttctctgtttttctttttcttacaGCCCACAGATGtatgatactgtatatattggtTGAAAATTTCAGCAAAGCTTTTGTCAGTTATTATATTTGttcttaataatgctaaaataCGTAGCATAATAGGTCAAAATATGGTTTCAATGTATTAAGCATTTACTTTTTGGCCTTTTGTTGTTAGGCTGTTATCATTTGAGTCACACACATTCTTAATAATGTCCATCTTTGAAACCAACAGGCAAAGAAGATACAAATATCCAGAAGGAACAACCCCTGTCCTTAAAGAACAGACAATGAAGCTGGATTTAGTAGAGGAGACAGTACATCAAATGGAAGTTGCACAGTAACTAATGATAATGTATAAGACTGAAACAATGCGTATTTGTGCTTACAGTCACCATAAATCAAAACAGTAAAGTTTAGACAATGTTTTGTGCTATTTCAAAGACTGTTTAACTCATGTGATAATACTTGATgcatattttcaaataaatttcctcattttgacagatgttttaattgctataaacattttttaaagtactTCTGTCAGATGCAAATCCTTATTTGGTTTACGTTATTTGAATAACATATTTCACAAAGCATATAAGCATATTCATGAAGAACAGTTCAATGTGATCAAGCAATTGATGTAATCCAGAAAAAGAGCTTTTATGAATACTGgttaaatattatgtttttaacTCAGTACAAAGTGTATATTGTGTGATTAGAAATagaattatataaataatatgatGGCAATAGTCAATGTGCTTTTGCCAAGCAAGATAGGTTCCTCAAAAAACAAATTTTCCCCATAAGAAAATGTACAAGAATATGATAAATACTCTATAAAATCATCTACTTTGGAACATTTATCACATTATTGCCTCCTTATAGGAGGAATTGCATCAGTGTAACTGCACAACTGTAAGTTGGTCTgtttaaaagcgtctgctagcctatatgcctaaatgtaaatgttctgtaTCAACATCTTTTGTATGTCCTTTTTGTAGGAGTTGCATTGGCTTTAATGGAAAGTATTTTGGTTTCTTTGGTATGTTTTGGGTTCGATTGGTCAGATGTTATCAACCAACAGCGCAAAGATAAATTTTGTAATGGTAAAAAGATTATGATTAGTAggctaaaagtattttaataaaaaccattagaatttctgtaatggtttctattatTTTTAAGCTCCACTTTAGACAGCTCTTGCTTTTTAATAGGCCTAAATATCTAGCAACATGAATGAGAATAACTTTTTTCAAGTTTTGGGGGTTAGAAGATGTTTATGCTTTACATCCTTGAGAATCTTAATGCATTGCGTCTTCTGTAATGAGCTATAACTGAACCTAGAATTCCAACTTCTGCTAAGTAACTGATTACATCAGTACGGGTACTCTTTTTTTGATTCGCCTGTTTGTCGTCCTCTGGAAGTTCATATAAACCTAGACCGCGACCACTAGATGAGCGAAATGTATAAGTTATTGCCACTGTGTTGGATATTTACAATTCTTACTGACAAAACCAAAAACactaagaaaataaaataaaaaaataagcgcAGCATAATTGACTGTTACACAAAATGAGTCAATGTTTCAAATTCGCTGTTGGCTATGATAATGAAACGTTACATTGGATACATTTATAATTAGGCCTATTTCAAAACTAGGGTAAGTAATGTGGAATAAATCACATGAGAGCTTTTCCCCATATTCTTACACGGGAGCATCAGATACTGATTTCAGTTTCGATTTGAAGGCTGGTGAACAAGGAAGCTCTTTATCCGTTGCAGGTAGTctgctttaaatgaaaatggCTCTCCTTGATGTCTGCGGAATATCAGACTGGGTAAAAGAAGACACGTTCAACCCAGAGAGCGCATCGGTTGATAGAGTCAACCACTTCAGTTTTGCAGCCCGGGAACCGGAGTTCGCCGTTCCGATCGGAGTGGATGTGAGTTGTAGGCTACCTTTCGTTATCGTTCTTCATTACGAGTCGTTTCATGTACCACGTTGTTAACTTAAGCGTCTGCTCTGTGGTATCAGTATCCCGTTTATTTGGAAAACAGATATCAGcatgcatttttttgtgtgtgttaaagtTGTTACAAAAAGTTCATTATTAGACCGAGGATACTTAACCCTTTGGTCAAGTATCTTTGGTTAAGTATGGCAGTTTATGACCATTTGTAGCACTGtaaatttcaactttttttaaagCGTGTGCCTGCTTTAGTAACGCAACTCAAAGGTTATGGGTTCGACTCatagggaacacacatactgacaaTGTATGACTTCAATGCACTAAATAAGCTTTTgctgaatgtgtaaatattattCTTATACTATGATTTGCTATgtcctttctttttttttcagccAGCTGAGTTTTTAAAGCCACTTACAGAGAGTGAAGATGGAGTAGAGGGTGTCAGAATTAAGCTGGAACATGGCACCACCACTCTGGCCTTTAAATTTCAGCATGGGGTGATGGTGGCTGTGGATTCAAGAGCCTCTTCAGGGTCTTACGTCAGTAAGTGAAGatcagatatttttatatttatctgATATGTTTGTTATGACATATTGACACAATAAGATGAACCTATAAGTTCACTTATACAGAGCcgatattttaaacaatagTGCATAAACAATTTATGCATGATGCATGCTTAGAAATTGCAAATTAAACTGCAACATGCCATAGTCGCGTGTATTTGTTTGGGACTGATTACACAACGTTGTCTAACCAATGCTATCATCAACATACAAAATATGTTAAATAGCCATTCCCTGACTGAGTTGGTTATTTCAAGGCACTCAGATGTTTAAAAAGGTGATTGAAATTAATCCCTACCTACTCGGAACCATGTCTGGAAGTGCTGCAGACTGTGTTTATTGGGAGAGGGTCCTGGCCAAAGAGTGCAGGTGAGTATGTGTACATAGACTATGCCAGGACACTGATGCATATAAACATTAAGAACATAACAAATATCTTATATTACAAATAAGTACATACATTTATCACAGTAAAAAAATACCTTATACTTAAGCCCAACCATTAATATTAATCAACACTCAAGACACAGTATGGCCAGCTAATTCTGTTTTTTCTATGCTAATAAAAATAGTTCTGAACAAagccaatatactgtataggatCGACTGCTTATTACCAGTGAGCTTATCTAATGCAAAATTCCCTTTAGAATTTACAAGCTGAGAAACAAGGAAAGAATATCTGTGTCTGCTGCCTCTAAGCTGCTGGCTAACATGGTAGCAAATTATAGGGGCATGGGTCTTTCTATGGGTACCATGATCTGTGGCTGGGACAAGAAGGTaagtttttaataaacaaacatttcttataataaaacattatgaTATCTATATGTACTGCTGCAGGTTATAATCTCTTTGCAGTGACACTAAAAAAAGATATGGCTAAATAATGCATAACAATAATGCGTGTAATTtgtaaaatctgtataaattatattaaaatataattaaaatccGGAACTTGTATAACCAACATACATGTTTCACATTCTTTCTGGGAGATGAAAACATTGTATTGCATAAAGACTATATGAAGTATTAAACTACAGAACTTTATGAAGTATTAAAACCAGTTATCACAAACCATTCCAATACGGCACCAAATGAAGCTGCAGAAATTCCTCCCATCTGGCAGTGACCAGTCAAATGGGTGGTCCTGTCCCAAGCTGGCTCAATTGGTTTAACCAATGTTGCAATGTTTGATCAcccaaacaacagaaaaattacTAAACTGGGataacataattttttattacacataatatattttaataattacttTGAGCCTTTCTGTATTTGCTAGATTGAGTTCTTTCCAGACTAAAGGCTGGTTTACACCAAGAttgataactataaagataaagaACTATAACAGTATATTAGCATAACAGTATATTGATTATTGATCAATTTAGGGTCCTGGGTTATACTACGTTGATGAGGATGGATTGCGACTGAGTGGGAACATGTTTTCAACGGGGTCTGGGAGCTCCTATGCCTATGGTGTGATGGACAGTGGATTTCGCTATGACTTGACAGTGCCAGAGGCCTATGATTTAGCCCAGCGAGCAATATTTCATGCCACACATAGGGATGCCTACTCTGGAGGAACAGTGAACAGTaagtgtaaaaaaaatcaccctaAAAACTTTGACAAAATTGACATATTGCtccctttatttttttaaatgttagggTGCTGCTACTTCCCACTTTTGAATGTGACTATTCATGTCTACACCATAGTCACATTATA is part of the Triplophysa rosa linkage group LG16, Trosa_1v2, whole genome shotgun sequence genome and harbors:
- the psmb12 gene encoding proteasome 20S subunit beta 12, which codes for MSVNGEWRSSKVSTGTTIIAVTYDGGVVIGSDSRASMGGEYVSSRVINKVVQVHDKIFCCMAGSLADAQAVTNAVIHQLSFHSMQMGEPPLVQSAASIMRSFCYNHRDELSAGFIVAGWDSKRGPQVFQVSLGGMVLEQEFTIAGSGSTYIYGYVDAKFKPGMTREECLTFTTNALSLAMDRDNVSGGVVHLAIVTEKEAEKQLIPGNKLPVIQSLE
- the psmb13a gene encoding proteasome 20S subunit beta 13a, whose translation is MASPYILEFNSGGFSFENCIRNARIQASGEQSSKLKAKKTGTTIAGLIFKDGVVLGADTRATSGETVADKNCSKIHYITPNIYCCGAGTAADTEKTTDMLRSNLALQILAMGRNPRLIMACRILQDFLFRHKGQISAMLLLGGVDCTGPHIFTVGPYGSVNKAPFATMGSGDLAALAVFEDRYKPNMTEEEAKLLVRDAIHAGIMNDLGSGSNVDLCVIRRNGAEYIRPFESSNYKSERQRRYKYPEGTTPVLKEQTMKLDLVEETVHQMEVAQ
- the LOC130566602 gene encoding proteasome subunit beta type-8-like codes for the protein MKMALLDVCGISDWVKEDTFNPESASVDRVNHFSFAAREPEFAVPIGVDPAEFLKPLTESEDGVEGVRIKLEHGTTTLAFKFQHGVMVAVDSRASSGSYVSTQMFKKVIEINPYLLGTMSGSAADCVYWERVLAKECRIYKLRNKERISVSAASKLLANMVANYRGMGLSMGTMICGWDKKGPGLYYVDEDGLRLSGNMFSTGSGSSYAYGVMDSGFRYDLTVPEAYDLAQRAIFHATHRDAYSGGTVNMYHMKESGWIKVSQEDVGDLYHRFAAEKK